In Nitrospinota bacterium, a single genomic region encodes these proteins:
- a CDS encoding ferritin family protein, protein MPEFGSPFSGMKADRKLTKEELVRAIRFMVAAEYEAVQLYVQLAESIDDKLSKEVLIDIANEERIHAGEFLRLLKHLAPDEEKFYQEGAEEVEEEMKKLGL, encoded by the coding sequence ATGCCAGAATTTGGAAGCCCATTTAGCGGAATGAAGGCTGATCGAAAATTAACCAAGGAGGAGCTGGTTCGGGCCATTCGTTTTATGGTTGCAGCCGAATATGAAGCAGTTCAGCTGTATGTCCAGCTTGCTGAATCTATCGATGATAAGCTTTCCAAAGAGGTATTAATAGATATTGCAAATGAAGAGCGTATTCATGCAGGTGAATTCTTAAGACTCCTTAAACACTTGGCTCCTGATGAAGAAAAATTTTATCAAGAAGGGGCTGAGGAGGTTGAGGAAGAGATGAAAAAGCTTGGGCTTTAA